A stretch of Bacteroidales bacterium DNA encodes these proteins:
- the dapB gene encoding 4-hydroxy-tetrahydrodipicolinate reductase: MDVALIGYGKMGKAIEAIALERGHRVVLAIDVDNLDQFTRENMQKAQVAIEFTNPLTAYDNITRCLEYDIPVVSGSTGWYNRLNDAKQLCTERNGSMLCTSNFSLGVNIFFELNRVLARMMSKFPSYKPEIEEIHHTQKLDAPSGTAITLAEGIMDEISDIKKWELDGEGEDILSIHAIRKDSVPGTHTVKYASDVDDIEITHTAHSRKGLAFGAVLAAEFIHDKKGIFTMKDLFN; encoded by the coding sequence ATGGACGTTGCATTAATAGGATATGGAAAAATGGGTAAGGCTATAGAAGCTATTGCTCTTGAGCGTGGTCATCGGGTCGTTTTGGCGATAGATGTTGATAATTTGGATCAATTTACCCGGGAAAACATGCAGAAAGCTCAGGTAGCCATTGAATTTACGAATCCTCTTACCGCATATGATAATATTACCCGTTGTCTTGAATATGATATCCCTGTTGTTTCAGGATCAACCGGCTGGTACAACCGGTTGAACGATGCAAAGCAATTGTGTACGGAACGTAACGGTTCTATGTTATGTACGTCGAATTTTAGCCTTGGGGTGAATATCTTCTTTGAACTCAATCGTGTTCTTGCCAGAATGATGAGCAAATTTCCCTCATATAAACCGGAAATAGAGGAAATACACCATACCCAAAAATTAGATGCACCCAGTGGTACTGCTATTACCCTGGCAGAAGGAATAATGGATGAAATATCCGATATAAAGAAATGGGAACTTGATGGAGAAGGTGAAGACATCCTTTCTATCCATGCGATCCGGAAAGATAGTGTTCCGGGAACGCATACGGTAAAATATGCTTCAGATGTTGATGATATAGAGATTACCCATACGGCACATTCCCGTAAAGGACTTGCGTTTGGAGCCGTTCTTGCAGCCGAGTTTATCCACGATAAAAAAGGGATTTTCACCATGAAAGATCTCTTTAATAT
- the sppA gene encoding signal peptide peptidase SppA → MAKFFKYLLASFLGCIVALFIMFSIMMGIFSAMASFGNKPVAVKENTILRIDLDTKIVERSPQGTIPSFDYLNMQSKQVIGLNDILMSIRKAKEDPKIKGIYLNLTYIPAGIATVEEIRNALLDFKESGKFIISYSDTYTQKAYYLATVSDQIYLNPLGDFIFKGMSSQITFYKKALEKLDVDVQIIRHGKFKSAVEPFMMEGMSKENREQTISYVGSIWNSLLKTISESRKLSESQLNEWIDKLEVHNATSAKEKGLIDGVRYYDEVLDELKEKSGVESVEKLQFISLSKYRKAFSEKKQSKSGQKIAVIYAEGDIVMGSGSNDITSEDFSKAIRKARKDTTVKAIVLRINSGGGSALASDIISREVQLASGIKPVIASFGDVAASGGYYIATQADMIIADPTTITGSIGVFGMVPNLKGFMNKKLGLTFDEVVTNKHADFVNPMRPLSAEERNLLQLSVEDIYDTFITRVSTGRNMEKDSVDAIGQGRVWDAVAAKRLGLIDDFGGISDAIRMAAEKAGISDYTVKELPEQSNPLASLLSSLSEEMRMRTVQKELGEYYKHYHQLKYLIHSQGVQARMPYEIELY, encoded by the coding sequence ATGGCTAAATTTTTTAAATATCTTTTGGCATCGTTTCTTGGTTGTATTGTAGCTCTTTTTATAATGTTTTCCATTATGATGGGAATATTTAGCGCTATGGCATCTTTTGGCAATAAGCCAGTGGCTGTAAAAGAAAATACGATACTGAGAATCGACCTGGATACCAAAATCGTTGAGCGTTCTCCCCAAGGAACAATTCCATCGTTTGATTACCTGAACATGCAATCAAAACAAGTGATCGGATTGAATGATATTTTGATGAGTATCAGGAAAGCCAAAGAAGATCCTAAAATTAAAGGGATTTATTTGAATCTGACATATATCCCGGCAGGTATTGCCACTGTGGAAGAAATCCGGAATGCCCTGTTGGATTTTAAAGAATCCGGTAAATTTATTATAAGCTATAGTGATACTTATACTCAAAAAGCATATTATCTGGCCACCGTTTCCGATCAGATATATTTAAATCCGTTAGGGGATTTCATTTTCAAGGGGATGAGTTCCCAGATCACATTTTATAAGAAAGCTCTGGAGAAGCTGGATGTCGATGTGCAAATTATACGGCATGGTAAATTTAAAAGTGCTGTTGAACCGTTCATGATGGAAGGAATGAGTAAAGAGAATCGTGAGCAAACCATTTCTTATGTCGGATCCATATGGAATTCCTTGTTGAAAACTATTTCAGAATCCCGGAAATTGTCAGAAAGTCAGCTGAATGAGTGGATTGATAAACTGGAAGTGCATAATGCAACATCAGCTAAAGAAAAAGGATTGATAGATGGTGTCAGGTATTATGATGAAGTATTGGATGAACTAAAGGAGAAAAGCGGTGTTGAATCAGTGGAAAAATTGCAATTCATTTCTCTTTCAAAATATAGAAAGGCGTTTTCTGAAAAGAAACAGTCAAAATCCGGACAAAAGATTGCTGTAATCTATGCCGAAGGAGATATTGTCATGGGTAGCGGATCAAACGACATTACCTCAGAAGATTTTTCAAAGGCTATTCGTAAGGCCAGGAAAGATACTACAGTAAAAGCTATTGTTTTACGGATCAATTCCGGAGGGGGAAGCGCTTTAGCTTCTGATATAATCAGCCGTGAAGTTCAGTTAGCTTCCGGAATAAAACCTGTTATCGCCTCTTTTGGGGATGTTGCAGCATCCGGAGGATATTACATCGCAACACAGGCTGATATGATCATTGCAGATCCTACAACGATTACAGGCTCTATCGGTGTCTTCGGAATGGTGCCCAACCTGAAGGGGTTCATGAATAAAAAACTTGGACTTACATTTGATGAAGTCGTAACCAATAAACATGCTGATTTTGTTAATCCTATGCGTCCTCTTAGTGCGGAAGAACGTAATTTATTGCAATTAAGTGTAGAAGATATATATGATACTTTTATTACCCGTGTTTCGACAGGCAGAAATATGGAAAAAGATTCCGTTGATGCCATCGGGCAGGGTCGTGTATGGGATGCCGTTGCAGCGAAGCGTTTAGGTCTGATAGATGATTTCGGAGGGATATCGGATGCTATACGTATGGCTGCTGAAAAAGCGGGAATATCCGATTATACGGTCAAAGAACTTCCTGAACAATCCAATCCGTTAGCATCCCTTTTATCCAGTTTGAGTGAAGAAATGCGTATGCGAACTGTACAAAAGGAATTAGGAGAGTATTATAAACACTATCATCAGTTAAAATATTTGATACATTCCCAGGGCGTACAAGCCAGGATGCCTTATGAAATAGAACTTTATTAA